From a region of the Tursiops truncatus isolate mTurTru1 chromosome 2, mTurTru1.mat.Y, whole genome shotgun sequence genome:
- the MLH3 gene encoding DNA mismatch repair protein Mlh3 isoform X2, with protein MIKCLSVEVQARLRSGLAICSLGQCVEELALNSIDAEAKCVAVRVNMETFQVQVIDNGFGMGSDDVDKVGNRYFTSKCDSVQDLENPRFYGFRGEALASIADMASAVEISSKKNKSMKTFVKLFQNGKVLKACEADLTRPSAGTTVTVYNLFYQLPVRRKCMDPRLEFEKVRQRIEALSLMHPSISFSLRNDVSGSMVLQLPKTKDICSRFCQIYGLGKSQKLREIDFKYKEFELSGYISSEAHYNKNMQFLFVNKRLVLRTKLHKLIDFLLRKESIICKPKNGSASRQTNSSPRPRSSPELHGIYVINMQCHFCEYDVCLEPAKTLIEFQNWDTVLVCIQEGVKMFLKKEKLFVELSSEDLKEFSEENEFSLFSATLQKQVSSDEKCDQVNFQEACNNILDSCEMFNLQSKAVKRKAPVENISTQNSRDSEAIRKKTNDSFLYTYKSDGPAHSKMESSLQNEDSACSESRILEQETAEASESGANEKHKKSCLELNSSENPCGASSEMSASPFQTLYHLEGSGEGLEIQKVSTTANGMAANILKNNRIQNQPERFKDATEMGCQPLPVETTFSGAHGAQREEKRKEEPSNCGRINVFSYGQVKLCSTGFITHVVQNEQTKSTETEHLCNNYVQPGFVSAKETFGNRTCHSFETPNTKDLTTTLSKEFAQLPNKRLCRTNISYGLENKPIETYKNFAIFQESSKKSYTGCLPPDTSSFTWGRHGSNGSKNTGKLICSAKPIAHKKLSLSSQLGSLEKFKRQYGKVKNPPNTEVEESITSEITTDLSPQVEPDILWKDQNHLDNSGICKITTMKHDDSNSSCQPVSHMFYSEKLPFSKEDSCLEEQMPCLRESPIPLQELSHFNRKPLDVEKSPESLAFKLSRLKDSERETQTMEMMSHFNELSQSHSSRKDSDLSSGLTLDSCKLFKNEHKKTESGDIPVSDSVTQGNPFNKDSETHANRNTTENAVMSETPLVLPYDHSTVIGKDSDVLIASEQQIGSPNSPSRMLVRHGEDSTAGQNGTCCQSEESIARTCSENEESNTCSLDWQQHFDVALGRMVYVNKLTGLSTFTAPTEDVRAACTKDLTTMAVDVLLENGSQYRCHPFRSDLVLPFLPRAREERTVMRQNNRATGDGAVGPESLQSLFSEWDNPVFARYPEVAVDVSSGQAESLAVKIHNILYPYRFTKEMIHSMQVLQQVDNKFIACVMSTRTEENGEAGSYEKQQPQGSGRKKLLSSTISPPLEITVTEEQRRLLSCYHKNLEDLGLEIIFPDTSDSLVLVGKVPLCFVEREASELRRGRSTVTKSIVEEFIQEQLELLQTTGGIQGTLPLTVQKVLASQACHGAIKFNDDLSLEESCRLIEALSWCQLPFQCAHGRPSMLPLADIDHLEQDKQIKPNLAKLRRMAQAWHLFGKAEGCDTGQSLQASAPPCELP; from the exons ATGATCAAGTGCTTGTCAGTTGAAGTACAAGCCAGGTTGCGTTCTGGTTTGGCTATATGCTCCTTAGGCCAGTGTGTTGAGGAGCTTGCCCTCAATAGTATTGATGCTGAGGCAAAATGTGTGGCTGTCAGGGTAAACATGGAAACCTTCCAAGTTCAGGTGATAGACAATGGATTTGGGATGGGGAGTGATGATGTAGACAAGGTGGGAAATCGTTATTTCACTAGTAAATGCGACTCTGTACAGGACTTGGAGAACCCGAGGTTTTATGGTTTCCGAGGGGAGGCCTTGGCCAGTATAGCTGACATGGCCAGTGCTGTGGAAATTTCATCCAAGAAAAACAAGTCAATGAAAACTTTTGTGAAGCTGTTTCAGAATGGAAAAGTCCTGAAAGCTTGTGAAGCTGACTTGACTCGACCAAGTGCTGGGACAACAGTCACCGTATATAACCTGTTTTATCAGTTACCTGTAAGGAGGAAATGCATGGATCCTAGActggagtttgagaaggttaggcaGAGGATAGAAGCTCTCTCACTCATGCacccttccatttctttctctttgagaAATGATGTTTCTGGTTCCATGGTTCTTCAGCTCCCTAAAACCAAAGACATATGTTCCCGATTTTGTCAAATCTATGGACTGGGTAAGTCCCAAAAGTTaagagaaatagattttaaatataagGAGTTTGAGCTTAGTGGCTATATCAGCTCTGAAGCACATTATAATAAGAATATGCAGTTTTTGTTTGTGAACAAGAGGCTAGTTTTAAGGACAAAGTTGCATAAACTCATTGACTTTTTATTAAGGAAAGAAAGCATTATATGCAAGCCAAAGAACGGCTCTGCCAGTAGGCAAACGAATTCAAGTCCTCGGCCTCGGTCTAGCCCAGAactccatggtatatatgtaatCAACATGCAGTGCCACTTCTGTGAGTATGACGTGTGCCTGGAGCCAGCAAAAACTCTGATTGAGTTTCAGAACTGGGATACTGTTTTGGTTTGTATTCAGGAAggagtaaaaatgtttttaaagaaagaaaaattatttgtggaATTATCAAGTGAAGACCTTAAGGAATTTAGTGAAGAAAATGAGTTTAGTTTATTTAGTGCCACTCTTCAGAAGCAAGTGTCCTCTGATGAGAAGTGTGACCAGGTCAATTTCCAAGAAGCATGTAATAATATTTTGGATTCCTGTGAAATGTTTAATTTGCAATCAAAAGCTGTGAAAAGAAAAGCTCCTGTAGAAAACATAAGCACACAGAATTCTAGGGATTCGGAAGCtatcagaaaaaagacaaatgattcATTTTTGTATACTTACAAATCCGATGGGCCAGCCCATAGTAAAATGGAGTCATCTTTACAAAACGAAGATAGCGCTTGCTCAGAGTCAAGGATCTTAGAACAAGAGACAGCTGAAGCATCAGAATCAGGAGCAAATGAGAAACATAAAAAGTCTTGCTTGGAACTTAACTCTTCAGAAAATCCATGTGGAGCCAGTTCAGAAATGTCTGCAAGCCCTTTTCAGACACTTTATCACTTGGAGGGGAGTGGAGAAGGTCTAGAAATACAGAAAGTAAGTACTACTGCTAATGGCATGGCTGCCAACAtcctgaaaaataatagaattcaGAATCAACCAGAGAGATTTAAAGATGCTACTGAAATGGGATGCCAACCTCTGCCTGTTGAGACAACATTCTCGGGAGCACATGGTgctcagagagaagagaaaagaaaagaagaacctAGTAATTGTGGAAGAATAAATGTTTTTAGTTATGGGCAAGTTAAATTATGTTCCACTGGCTTCATAACTCATGTGGTACAAAATGAGCAAACTAAATCAACTGAAACAGAACATTTATGTAACAATTATGTTCAACCTGGTTTTGTGAGTGCCAAAGAAACATTTGGAAATAGAACATGCCATTCATTTGAGACTCCAAACACCAAAGATTTAACCACCACTTTAAGTAAAGAATTTGCTCAACTGCCCAACAAAAGATTGTGCAGAACAAATATAAGTTATGGGCTAGAGAACAAACCTATAGAAACTTATaaaaattttgctatttttcaGGAAAGTAGTAAAAAATCGTACACAGGTTGCTTACCACCTGACACATCCTCTTTCACTTGGGGTAGACATGGTTCAAATGGTAGTAAGAACACAGGTAAGTTGATTTGTTCTGCCAAACCCATAGCTCATAAGAAGCTAAGCTTAAGTTCACAACTAGGATCTTTAGAGAAGTTTAAGAGGCAATATGGGAAGGTTAAAAATCCTCCGAATACAGAAGTGGAGGAAAGTATCACTTCAGAAATCACTACCGATCTCAGTCCTCAGGTTGAACCTGACATTCTGTGGAAAGACCAAAACCACTTAGACAACTCCGGTATTTGTAAAATCACTACTATGAAACATGATGATTCAAATAGTAGTTGTCAACCAGTAAGTCACATGTTTTATTCAGAAAAGTTACCATTCTCCAAGGAAGACAGTTGTTTGGAAGAACAGATGCCTTGCTTAAGAGAAAGCCCTATACCTCTACAGGAGTTATCTCATTTTAACAGAAAGCCTTTGGATGTTGAGAAGTCACCTGAATCACTAGCCTTTAAATTATCCAGATTGAAAGACTCCGAAAGAGAGACCCAAACAATGGAGATGATGAGTCATTTTAATGAACTTTCACAATCACATTCCAGTAGGAAAGACAGTGACTTGTCCAGTGGGCTAACCCTAGATTCttgtaagttatttaaaaatgagcataaaaaaacagaaagtggCGACATCCCAGTGTCGGACTCTGTCACACAGGGTAATCCCTTCAATAAAGACAGTGAAACACATGCTAACCGCAATACAACAGAGAACGCTGTGATGTCAGAAACTCCTTTAGTACTGCCCTATGATCATTCTACAGTTATCGGTAAGGATTCAGATGTTCTTATAGCTTCAGAACAACAGATTGGAAGTCCTAACTCTCCGAGTAGAATGTTAGTGCGTCACGGAGAAGATTCCACAGCTGGCCAAAATGGAACTTGTTGTCAGAGTGAGGAATCTATAGCAAGAACTTGTTCTGAAAATGAAGAGTCCAACACATGTTCTTTGGATTGGCAGCAGCATTTTGACGTAGCCCTGGGAAGAATGGTTTACGTCAACAAGCTAACAGGACTTAGCACATTCACCGCTCCCACTGAGGACGTTCGGGCTGCTTGTACTAAAGACCTGACAACTATGGCTGTGGATGTTCTACTTGAGAATG gaTCTCAGTACAGGTGTCATCCTTTTAGAAGCGACcttgttcttcctttccttcctagaGCCCGGGAAGAGAGGACTGTGATGAGACAGAATAACAGAG CTACTGGGGATGGTGCTGTTGGTCCCGAATCGCTTCAGTCTTTGTTCTCAGAATGGGACAACCCAGTATTTGCCCGTTATCCAGAG GTTGCTGTTGACGTTAGCAGCGGCCAGGCTGAGAGCCTAGCAGTTAAAATTCACAACATCTTGTATCCTTATCGTTTCACCAAAGAAATGATTCACTCCATGCAG GTTCTCCAGCAAGTGGATAACAAGTTTATTGCCTGTGTAATGAGCACTAGGACTGAAGAGAATGGCGAGGCAG GTTCCTATGAGAAGCAACAGCCACAAGGTTCTGGTCGAAAAAAATTACTGTCTTCCACTATAAGTCCTCCACTAGAGATAACAGTGACAGAGGAACAAAGGAGACTCTTATC GTGTTACCACAAAAATCTGGAAGATCTGGGCCTTGAAATTATATTTCCAGACACTAGTGATTCTCTGGTCCTTGTAGGAAAAGTACCACTCTGTTTTGTGGAAAGAGAAGCCAGTGAACTTCGAAGAGGGAGATCTACTGTGACCAAGAGCATTGTGGAG GAATTTATTCAAGAACAATTGGAG CTACTCCAGACCACAGGAGGCATCCAAGGGACTTTGCCACTGACTGTCCAGAAGGTGTTGGCATCCCAAGCCTGCCATG GGGCCATTAAGTTTAATGACGACCTGAGCCTAGAGGAGAGCTGTCGCCTTATTGAAGCTCTGTCCTGGTGCCAGCTGCCTTTCCAGTGTGCTCATGGCAGGCCCTCCATGCTGCCATTAGCTGACATTGACCACTTGGAGCAGGACAAACAG
- the MLH3 gene encoding DNA mismatch repair protein Mlh3 isoform X4 has translation MIKCLSVEVQARLRSGLAICSLGQCVEELALNSIDAEAKCVAVRVNMETFQVQVIDNGFGMGSDDVDKVGNRYFTSKCDSVQDLENPRFYGFRGEALASIADMASAVEISSKKNKSMKTFVKLFQNGKVLKACEADLTRPSAGTTVTVYNLFYQLPVRRKCMDPRLEFEKVRQRIEALSLMHPSISFSLRNDVSGSMVLQLPKTKDICSRFCQIYGLGKSQKLREIDFKYKEFELSGYISSEAHYNKNMQFLFVNKRLVLRTKLHKLIDFLLRKESIICKPKNGSASRQTNSSPRPRSSPELHGIYVINMQCHFCEYDVCLEPAKTLIEFQNWDTVLVCIQEGVKMFLKKEKLFVELSSEDLKEFSEENEFSLFSATLQKQVSSDEKCDQVNFQEACNNILDSCEMFNLQSKAVKRKAPVENISTQNSRDSEAIRKKTNDSFLYTYKSDGPAHSKMESSLQNEDSACSESRILEQETAEASESGANEKHKKSCLELNSSENPCGASSEMSASPFQTLYHLEGSGEGLEIQKVSTTANGMAANILKNNRIQNQPERFKDATEMGCQPLPVETTFSGAHGAQREEKRKEEPSNCGRINVFSYGQVKLCSTGFITHVVQNEQTKSTETEHLCNNYVQPGFVSAKETFGNRTCHSFETPNTKDLTTTLSKEFAQLPNKRLCRTNISYGLENKPIETYKNFAIFQESSKKSYTGCLPPDTSSFTWGRHGSNGSKNTGKLICSAKPIAHKKLSLSSQLGSLEKFKRQYGKVKNPPNTEVEESITSEITTDLSPQVEPDILWKDQNHLDNSGICKITTMKHDDSNSSCQPVSHMFYSEKLPFSKEDSCLEEQMPCLRESPIPLQELSHFNRKPLDVEKSPESLAFKLSRLKDSERETQTMEMMSHFNELSQSHSSRKDSDLSSGLTLDSCKLFKNEHKKTESGDIPVSDSVTQGNPFNKDSETHANRNTTENAVMSETPLVLPYDHSTVIGKDSDVLIASEQQIGSPNSPSRMLVRHGEDSTAGQNGTCCQSEESIARTCSENEESNTCSLDWQQHFDVALGRMVYVNKLTGLSTFTAPTEDVRAACTKDLTTMAVDVLLENGSQYRCHPFRSDLVLPFLPRAREERTVMRQNNRATGDGAVGPESLQSLFSEWDNPVFARYPEVAVDVSSGQAESLAVKIHNILYPYRFTKEMIHSMQVLQQVDNKFIACVMSTRTEENGEAGKVPLCFVEREASELRRGRSTVTKSIVEEFIQEQLELLQTTGGIQGTLPLTVQKVLASQACHGAIKFNDDLSLEESCRLIEALSWCQLPFQCAHGRPSMLPLADIDHLEQDKQIKPNLAKLRRMAQAWHLFGKAEGCDTGQSLQASAPPCELP, from the exons ATGATCAAGTGCTTGTCAGTTGAAGTACAAGCCAGGTTGCGTTCTGGTTTGGCTATATGCTCCTTAGGCCAGTGTGTTGAGGAGCTTGCCCTCAATAGTATTGATGCTGAGGCAAAATGTGTGGCTGTCAGGGTAAACATGGAAACCTTCCAAGTTCAGGTGATAGACAATGGATTTGGGATGGGGAGTGATGATGTAGACAAGGTGGGAAATCGTTATTTCACTAGTAAATGCGACTCTGTACAGGACTTGGAGAACCCGAGGTTTTATGGTTTCCGAGGGGAGGCCTTGGCCAGTATAGCTGACATGGCCAGTGCTGTGGAAATTTCATCCAAGAAAAACAAGTCAATGAAAACTTTTGTGAAGCTGTTTCAGAATGGAAAAGTCCTGAAAGCTTGTGAAGCTGACTTGACTCGACCAAGTGCTGGGACAACAGTCACCGTATATAACCTGTTTTATCAGTTACCTGTAAGGAGGAAATGCATGGATCCTAGActggagtttgagaaggttaggcaGAGGATAGAAGCTCTCTCACTCATGCacccttccatttctttctctttgagaAATGATGTTTCTGGTTCCATGGTTCTTCAGCTCCCTAAAACCAAAGACATATGTTCCCGATTTTGTCAAATCTATGGACTGGGTAAGTCCCAAAAGTTaagagaaatagattttaaatataagGAGTTTGAGCTTAGTGGCTATATCAGCTCTGAAGCACATTATAATAAGAATATGCAGTTTTTGTTTGTGAACAAGAGGCTAGTTTTAAGGACAAAGTTGCATAAACTCATTGACTTTTTATTAAGGAAAGAAAGCATTATATGCAAGCCAAAGAACGGCTCTGCCAGTAGGCAAACGAATTCAAGTCCTCGGCCTCGGTCTAGCCCAGAactccatggtatatatgtaatCAACATGCAGTGCCACTTCTGTGAGTATGACGTGTGCCTGGAGCCAGCAAAAACTCTGATTGAGTTTCAGAACTGGGATACTGTTTTGGTTTGTATTCAGGAAggagtaaaaatgtttttaaagaaagaaaaattatttgtggaATTATCAAGTGAAGACCTTAAGGAATTTAGTGAAGAAAATGAGTTTAGTTTATTTAGTGCCACTCTTCAGAAGCAAGTGTCCTCTGATGAGAAGTGTGACCAGGTCAATTTCCAAGAAGCATGTAATAATATTTTGGATTCCTGTGAAATGTTTAATTTGCAATCAAAAGCTGTGAAAAGAAAAGCTCCTGTAGAAAACATAAGCACACAGAATTCTAGGGATTCGGAAGCtatcagaaaaaagacaaatgattcATTTTTGTATACTTACAAATCCGATGGGCCAGCCCATAGTAAAATGGAGTCATCTTTACAAAACGAAGATAGCGCTTGCTCAGAGTCAAGGATCTTAGAACAAGAGACAGCTGAAGCATCAGAATCAGGAGCAAATGAGAAACATAAAAAGTCTTGCTTGGAACTTAACTCTTCAGAAAATCCATGTGGAGCCAGTTCAGAAATGTCTGCAAGCCCTTTTCAGACACTTTATCACTTGGAGGGGAGTGGAGAAGGTCTAGAAATACAGAAAGTAAGTACTACTGCTAATGGCATGGCTGCCAACAtcctgaaaaataatagaattcaGAATCAACCAGAGAGATTTAAAGATGCTACTGAAATGGGATGCCAACCTCTGCCTGTTGAGACAACATTCTCGGGAGCACATGGTgctcagagagaagagaaaagaaaagaagaacctAGTAATTGTGGAAGAATAAATGTTTTTAGTTATGGGCAAGTTAAATTATGTTCCACTGGCTTCATAACTCATGTGGTACAAAATGAGCAAACTAAATCAACTGAAACAGAACATTTATGTAACAATTATGTTCAACCTGGTTTTGTGAGTGCCAAAGAAACATTTGGAAATAGAACATGCCATTCATTTGAGACTCCAAACACCAAAGATTTAACCACCACTTTAAGTAAAGAATTTGCTCAACTGCCCAACAAAAGATTGTGCAGAACAAATATAAGTTATGGGCTAGAGAACAAACCTATAGAAACTTATaaaaattttgctatttttcaGGAAAGTAGTAAAAAATCGTACACAGGTTGCTTACCACCTGACACATCCTCTTTCACTTGGGGTAGACATGGTTCAAATGGTAGTAAGAACACAGGTAAGTTGATTTGTTCTGCCAAACCCATAGCTCATAAGAAGCTAAGCTTAAGTTCACAACTAGGATCTTTAGAGAAGTTTAAGAGGCAATATGGGAAGGTTAAAAATCCTCCGAATACAGAAGTGGAGGAAAGTATCACTTCAGAAATCACTACCGATCTCAGTCCTCAGGTTGAACCTGACATTCTGTGGAAAGACCAAAACCACTTAGACAACTCCGGTATTTGTAAAATCACTACTATGAAACATGATGATTCAAATAGTAGTTGTCAACCAGTAAGTCACATGTTTTATTCAGAAAAGTTACCATTCTCCAAGGAAGACAGTTGTTTGGAAGAACAGATGCCTTGCTTAAGAGAAAGCCCTATACCTCTACAGGAGTTATCTCATTTTAACAGAAAGCCTTTGGATGTTGAGAAGTCACCTGAATCACTAGCCTTTAAATTATCCAGATTGAAAGACTCCGAAAGAGAGACCCAAACAATGGAGATGATGAGTCATTTTAATGAACTTTCACAATCACATTCCAGTAGGAAAGACAGTGACTTGTCCAGTGGGCTAACCCTAGATTCttgtaagttatttaaaaatgagcataaaaaaacagaaagtggCGACATCCCAGTGTCGGACTCTGTCACACAGGGTAATCCCTTCAATAAAGACAGTGAAACACATGCTAACCGCAATACAACAGAGAACGCTGTGATGTCAGAAACTCCTTTAGTACTGCCCTATGATCATTCTACAGTTATCGGTAAGGATTCAGATGTTCTTATAGCTTCAGAACAACAGATTGGAAGTCCTAACTCTCCGAGTAGAATGTTAGTGCGTCACGGAGAAGATTCCACAGCTGGCCAAAATGGAACTTGTTGTCAGAGTGAGGAATCTATAGCAAGAACTTGTTCTGAAAATGAAGAGTCCAACACATGTTCTTTGGATTGGCAGCAGCATTTTGACGTAGCCCTGGGAAGAATGGTTTACGTCAACAAGCTAACAGGACTTAGCACATTCACCGCTCCCACTGAGGACGTTCGGGCTGCTTGTACTAAAGACCTGACAACTATGGCTGTGGATGTTCTACTTGAGAATG gaTCTCAGTACAGGTGTCATCCTTTTAGAAGCGACcttgttcttcctttccttcctagaGCCCGGGAAGAGAGGACTGTGATGAGACAGAATAACAGAG CTACTGGGGATGGTGCTGTTGGTCCCGAATCGCTTCAGTCTTTGTTCTCAGAATGGGACAACCCAGTATTTGCCCGTTATCCAGAG GTTGCTGTTGACGTTAGCAGCGGCCAGGCTGAGAGCCTAGCAGTTAAAATTCACAACATCTTGTATCCTTATCGTTTCACCAAAGAAATGATTCACTCCATGCAG GTTCTCCAGCAAGTGGATAACAAGTTTATTGCCTGTGTAATGAGCACTAGGACTGAAGAGAATGGCGAGGCAG GAAAAGTACCACTCTGTTTTGTGGAAAGAGAAGCCAGTGAACTTCGAAGAGGGAGATCTACTGTGACCAAGAGCATTGTGGAG GAATTTATTCAAGAACAATTGGAG CTACTCCAGACCACAGGAGGCATCCAAGGGACTTTGCCACTGACTGTCCAGAAGGTGTTGGCATCCCAAGCCTGCCATG GGGCCATTAAGTTTAATGACGACCTGAGCCTAGAGGAGAGCTGTCGCCTTATTGAAGCTCTGTCCTGGTGCCAGCTGCCTTTCCAGTGTGCTCATGGCAGGCCCTCCATGCTGCCATTAGCTGACATTGACCACTTGGAGCAGGACAAACAG